In Nematostella vectensis chromosome 11, jaNemVect1.1, whole genome shotgun sequence, a genomic segment contains:
- the LOC5517500 gene encoding ficolin-2, whose protein sequence is MRFSSLILITLYNCLIVIASNQQDKMCKIMALTDVHNRKLLKNHTTFNITGIDEENCSVKCYLNDFCQSTIYNHTSKTCHISTSTRHQHPGDFVDDPETSYRGTENDCIPGSCSADRMCKADFTVGGFSCVCPVGSSTCVHTNCAEVLSGGGTTSGVYMVDPDGQGAFQVFCDQETFGGGWTVFQRRQDGSVDFWRDWAEYKNGFGDLQGEHWLGLDRIQRLTNAVATELRVDMEADAGETAHAQYGHFSIAAESDIYRLSVGGYSGTAGDSFAARHNNAVFSTKDRDNDSWNPSCAVRFKGAWWYTDCHDSNLNGYYYGGPCPYAEGLTWKAWKTHEYSLLRTEMKIRPKGFTP, encoded by the exons ATGAGATTCTCCTCTTTGATTCTGATAACACTCTACAATTGTCTAATCGTAATCGCAAGCAATCAACAAG ATAAAATGTGCAAGATAATGGCGCTCACGGACGTCCATAATAGAAAACTTCTTAAAAATCACACTACATTCAACATTACGGGGATCGATGAGGAGAATTGCAGCGTGAAATGCTATCTGAATGACTTTTGTCAGTCAACCATCTATAACCACACGTCCAAGACCTGTCACATCAGCACGTCAACTCGTCACCAGCATCCGGGTGACTTTGTGGATGATCCAGAAACCTCTTATAGAGGAACAGAG AATGATTGCATTCCTGGATCATGTTCTGCGGACAGAATGTGCAAAGCGGACTTTACAGTTGGCGGATTTTCGTGTGTTTGTCCAGTCGGATCATCAACATGCG tTCATACAAACTGCGCTGAGGTTCTGTCCGGTGGGGGTACCACTAGCGGGGTGTACATGGTGGATCCTGACGGACAGGGAGCATTCCAG GTCTTTTGTGACCAGGAAACCTTTGGGGGTGGCTGGACCGTGTTCCAGAGACGCCAAGATGGCTCCGTGGACTTCTGGCGAGACTGGGCCGAGTACAAAAACGGGTTTGGTGATCTCCAGGGAGAGCATTGGCTAGGACTGGACCGAATCCAAAGGCTGACCAATGCAGTCGCTACCGAGCTGAGAGTGGATATGGAAGCTGACGCGGGGGAGACGGCGCATGCTCAGTACGGTCACTTTTCAATCGCAGCGGAGTCTGACATATATCGACTGAGTGTGGGCGGCTACAGTG GCACGGCTGGAGATTCCTTCGCCGCAAGGCACAACAACGCAGTTTTCTCAACAAAAGACCGAGACAACGACTCGTGGAACCCTTCGTGCGCTGTAAGATTTAAGGGGGCGTGGTGGTACACTGATTGCCATGACAGCAACCTGAACGGGTACTACTATGGCGGACCCTGCCCGTACGCCGAGGGCCTGACATGGAAAGCTTGGAAAACCCATGAGTACTCACTGTTGCGCACAGAAATGAAGATACGGCCAAAAGGTTTCACACCTTGA